Part of the Silurus meridionalis isolate SWU-2019-XX chromosome 29, ASM1480568v1, whole genome shotgun sequence genome, CCGTTAACCACAGCAAGTCACTCTGTGTGtgggccgtgtgtgtgtgtgtgtgtgtgttagggtttGTGTTAATACCCCCGAGGTTATTAATAGAAATGGATTTAGCGTTAGGATCCAGGTGTTGGTGTTCAGCGCCGACTCGAGTCACGGCTCCTGTGGAGATCGTTGTGATTCCTGGGAGAATCACGGAGCTTCATTTCTGCAGTGTTTAAGGCTCATGAGCTTCATAAAGCAGGATGTAGGAGAAGgttttttgatgatgatgatgatgatgtaataatTGTCTCTGATTCAGAATGTtcttgtgttgttgtgtgtatcaGACGAAGCGTTCTCCTCACAGCGCGGTGATAACGTCTACGTGTCCGGGATCTCCAACGGTGAGTTctgtaaccaaaaaaaaaaactacaggcGGTATTTTTTACATAGATTGgaaagtgaagtgtgtgtgtgtgtgtgtgtgtgaagcctgtggagatgtggtggagcagatcaggGCCTCCAGCGGTGTGATCACCAGTCCTGGATGGCCTTTTGAGTATCCGTCTCGCATCAACTGCAGCTGGAACATCCGAGCAAATCCTGGAGAAATAATTACCATTAGgtactgagacacacacacacacacacacacacacacacacacacacacacacacacacacacacacaaacacactacttATCCTACACAACCTAAAGTCTTTCTTAAGGCGTCAACCCACTTAGTTTCACAACAGAATCCTCGCCCTGTGTAGAAACACACCcaaacagacatacacacacacacacacatacacacacatcttatcAGACATAGTGTTACAAACAGAAGTAGTAATccagaggcacacacacacacacacagacttctgTAGTACAGTATAGCAGCAGGAACGTGGTTTTACACGTCACGTGTCACTTTCTATAATATGATCTCATCAGTAGCACTTTTCTCTAATATCACCGCTACTCCTTGTGCTGGTGTTTTGAGGCCGTCCACATCAGCACTAGTGATGTTCCTCCTGGTGTCCATGGTAACCAGCGCAAaactacccacacacacacacactgttctttTGATCTGTGATTCCACGTGTACAGACTCTGAACTACTTTGAGCAGAACGACATTTTTAGCACATATTAgtgtaaaaactattaaaatcgCAGGATCGAACACATCAGCGTTTCTATGGGAACCGCTCATTCACGTGGGCTTATGTGGCAGGAGATGTTTATGAGCATTTTTCTaggaaaggagtctccagtctgAGGTGCTTATTGAGTCAGACGGATGAAGAGcatgtgtttatttaacaaaacaacaGAAGCGTCCACTCGTCACACTGGTTTTTTATTTCGTCCAGTTTTCAGGACTTTGAGATCCAGAGCTCGCACCGCTGCGGTATGGACTGGATCTCCATCGGCACCTACAAGAACCTGGATGGTTACCGAGCGTGCGGTTCTTCCATCCCGGCTCCCTACATCTCCTCTCAGGACCACGTGTGGATCAAATTCCACTCGGACGACACGCTTACCGGCAAGGGCTTCAAGCTCTCGTACATCACAGGTACCGCAGGAGATAAACGCcgcattttctcctttttctgaATCTTACATTCGAGTCCGGAAATGAAATGATTATAAGTGTATTATAGGCGTCAGTTTTTTAGGTCTCAGTAACTAATGACGCTTCCTGGTTTGGTGATCATTAAGAATCTCTAGAATAATAAACTTCTGTACTGGTCCTCGTTTGCGTGTTTCATGTGAAGCTGCTCCATTGCACAATTGGTGATTTTTAACCCACTCAGGAAAGTCGGAGGAGGCGAGCTGCGAGGCGGATCAGTTCCACTGCGTGAACGGGAAGTGCATCCCCCAGTCGTGGAGGTGCAACACGATGGACGAGTGCGGAGACAACTCCGACGAGGAGCTCTGCGTTCATCCCAACcctccttcttcctcttcttcttctttcttctcctttcaGCCGTGCTTGTTCGATCAGTTCCCATGCGTCTCGCGCTACACCCGAGTCCTCACCTGCCTTCCGTCTTCTCTCCGCTGTGACGGCGCCATCGATTGCCAGGACCTGAGCGACGAAATCGACTGCGACGTTCCCGCCTGCTCAGAGCTCCGCCTTCAAAACTTTTACGGGACTTTTAACTCTCCAAATTACCCGGATTTCTACCCCCCCGGAAGCGACTGCACGTGGCTGATCGACACCGGCGATCACCGCAGAGTCGTCCTGCGCTTCCTGGATTTCAAATTAGACGGAACCGGTTACTATGGAGATTTTGTAAAAGTGTACGACGGCTTGGAGGCGGAGCCTAGGCGCCTCCTCCGCGTTCTGACCACCCTGGATTCGCGCACTTCGGTCATAACGATCATTTCGTCGTCGGGGCAGCTGCGTGTGCACTTTTACGCAGATAAGATCAACACTGCGCGAGGATTCAACGCTACCTATCAGGTCGAAGGGTTTTGCTTGCCCTGGGAGATGCCGTGCGGAGGAAACTGGGGGTGTTACACCGAACAGCAGCGCTGCGACGGGTACTGGCACTGTGCTAACGGCAGAGACGAGCTGAACTGCAGCGGATGCGGTGAAGACGAGTTCCCCTGTTCCAGAAATGGCGCGTGTTACCCGCGATCCGACCGCTGCAACTATCAGAACCGCTGCCCCAACGGCTCCGACGAGAAGAACTGCGCTTTCTGCCAGCCGGGGAACTTCCACTGCAGGAACGGCCGCTGCGTGTTCGAGAGCTGGGTGTGTGACGCGCAGGACGACTGCGGGGACGCCAGCGACGAGGACGCCTGCCCTGTCGCCGTGCCAACACGGGTCATCGCCGCCGCAGTTATCGGGAGCCTGGTGTGTGGCCTGCTGCTCGTCATCGCGCTCGGCTGCACCTGCAAACTCTACTCTCTCAGGAGCTTCGAGCGCAGGTCAGTAAAACGAACATAGAAACAGAAATAGATGTTCTTTTAGCAAATTTTACattatctgatttttttttggtcttgttTCAGGTCGTTTGAGACCCAGTTGTCCAGAGTGGAGGCGGAGTTACTGAGGAGAGAAGCTCCGCCCTCATATGGCCAGCTTATCGCTCAGGGATTAATCCCCCCTGTGGAGGATTTTCCTGTCTGTTCTGGCAACCAGGTGAGATGTGTTTTcacttttgaggaaaaaaaaactaatgattAAAAGTTTTTcccaaaacttttatttttgaatttcttgaaaaacattttccatctctttcaGGCTTCCGTGTTGGAGAATCTCCGGCTGGCTGTTCGCTCTCAGCTCGGCTTCACCTCCATCCGCCTCCCCTCCTCCGGTCGCCACGGAAACGTCTGGCGCCGGCTTTTCAATTTCACGCGTTCTCGCCACTCCGCCTCATTAGCGCTGGTGTCCTCCGGTGCAGGGGTGGAGTCGGACTCGGGAAGCGGGGTTCACGGCGTCGGAAGCTCCGCCCACATTTCAGAGCGACTGGATTCTGACGATTCAGAAAGCGAGCAGCAGGGGGCGGTGGGCGGCGCGTCGGCTTCTCTTCTGCCTCACAAAACCCCTCCGGCCGCCACCATTGTTTCCGTTTCCGCGAGCACCGCCCCGCACGCCGTCCCCGAGAGCGACGACATAGTGGTTCCGCCTCCCAGCGGGCGGGGCTCGTTAGTGGCGCGTGGGCTGCGCTGGGTCCGGATGTCCTTCGGATCTCGATTCGCACAGCAGAACCGAAGCCCGCTGAGGCAGATGCAGAACGGAACAGCGAGCGAAGAAGATGACGATGAAGACGTCGAGCTCCTCGTTCCTTTAACCGACACCTCCGACGCGCCTTCCACCGCTCCCTCGCTCCGTGGCAGGCCGGCGATTCGGGACGGGCCCTGCGAGAACTGCGGGATGGTCCACACGGCTCAGATTCCCGACGCATGCTTAGAGGCAACGACTAGAACAGAAACCAGCGACGACGATTCTCTTTTGCTTTGTTAATTCTCGTTTCCACCCGCTCTGCCTTCGCTTCTTCGCTATCCCTAGCAAGGGGAagtctgaatgtttttttggaCACCTGCCCTTACCTGCCCGTGACCTTTCCAAGAGCTTCAGAGCAGTTCTGGTGATGCCGTCTCCCCTTCACTTTGCAGTTTCCTGTCTCTGGTTTAGCTTAAAGGTTTGTTGCGCCGGCAGTTAAAACGACTGGATGATTATTTCACATACCATGACTGACAGAGGGCCAGCGTCAGGCCCCCAAGCCCGGGCCCTTTAACCCATTAACTCTTCAGCCGTAAGTGTGAATGGAATTCCGCCTCACCTGTGTGGCGCTTTGCATCTGCCAGAAAAGGTTACTTTTTGACCTTTTCCTGCGCAGTAGGAGGGTTTGggatacacacactcagaacgTAACAGATTTCTAAGCTCTGTATGGGAGAGGGGTTTTAACCTCACACTGGTACTGAGGGAGACTTTACACGTTTCGACTCGATCCGATGTCATCAGGAAGGCCGTCTGACGATCCAAACGTTGCGTAACACGTGAGCAGCCAGGGCTCTTAATCCAGATTAAACAGCGTAGTATGATTTTTGCAGATTATTTATAACGCAGTGTGAATAAAGAAGCGACTATTTTTAAGGGTGTTACGTTCAATAACAGCCACCAatgttgtgttgtatttattgtttctttacTGCTTTAATGTTTTGGTACtgaaaactctgtgtgtgtgtgtgtatttattaatggTTTTAATTTCAGTAGTGGTTAATTAAGAAGCATGTGACATTGTCTTgtgctatttttttcccccatttttttAGGTGACTATTGTGTACGAAAGTTATTGTATATAAACATGCGTAACTGGTTACTGCATTAAAGAATAAAGTATTCCATGCCATGTTGGTTTGCGCATAATtattaaacacaaaacattgtgtgtgtgtgtgtgtgtgtgtgtgtgtgtgtgtgtgtgtgtgtgtgtgtgttagtcctATTCCAAATGAGTTTACTTTGGTGTAGTGGTGAGTCTCCATTTTCTGAGATTTAAAGCACCActttcattgcatttttttctttactttacacACCTCAATCTTTTTCTTTGTGGTGCTGAGCCACTTCTtcatcaccaccctcacatgTTTGTGCCAGGAGTGCaagaaattacaaataaatatataacaccAGAACCAGGCTTGAACGCTAAACTGGGGACCTTGCAAACCTTGAGATTGCGATTTTTAGGGgcgttttaataaaatattttttttgtactgttatGGCTCAGTAATAAAGCTCTGAcatctctgagctcagaggACTGAGGTGGGAAAGACAAGACCTTCTCTTTTTAAAACCTGGTCCACATCTTATAAGGGGATTTGgcataatcaatcaatcaatggTTTCTTACACAGAATTTTTGAGTATCAGGAATATAGTGTTATTTAGGAATAATTTACTGCAGGTTTGGTTATTGTGCTCTCATCAAAAAAGTCCTTCCTAGACttaaatatgcaaaatgtaaaaaagggagaaaaatctgattttaatGCGAAGATTAGGTTTATTGGAAATccacaaaaacaaagacagagattttttttacacagaggAATTATTCAAAGCTAAATAGCAAATTATTATTCGTACTTTAAAAGTATATAGAATAGACtctaatatgaaaaatataatatatattcataagGCAGGAGCGTATACTTCCACCATCCTGGTTATCATATGCTGGTCATTATTTGATAGAAATCTGGATTTGCATAGCACCGTTGTGAAACCAGTCCCATTTTACAACCTTAAAGTTGCCGAGACATGAgaatggaggaggagaaaataaatacataaagttAGAAGTGAAATCCAGGGGAAAAGGATTAATAATTTAGCTACACCTGGACTATTAAAACAATTCAAATCACAGGCTGAGGCTAAATCATGCCCTCTACAGGGTGCAGTTGGAATCCAGGGATCTCCTGCACTTGGCCACGCTCAGATAGGTCTCCACTTTGTGCATGTCCTTCTTGAAGCAGGAGAGCAGACGGAAGCTCTTCCTCAGGTTTCCCTCGGTTAGGGTCTGGTAGAAATCCTCGAAGGGTGGAGCCAGAGAGTCGTTCTCATCCAGGCTGGTTTGTCCATCCAGACATCCCTGTTGAGCGAACAGATGCAGTGGGAATCAAACTTTGCAGATGTTACTGAACTGCACAAGACCACACTACATTCTCTACCATTAACATATTACACATGACCAACTGCTTATATGTGACCAACGCACTGGTGGACATGTCAATTTTTTACTCCACCGTGAGAAGGAAACTCAATGCCATTCCACACTACTTTGAAGTAAAAAGCATATGTTCAtagagccggctttgtgcacaggggcattgccatctTCTAGCTCAGGTGAAGGACAAATTTCATGCTAtgacatccaaagacatccgatGCAATTGTGTCTCCAACTGTGCGAAAAAGGTTtgctgaagaaccacatatggctgaaaatgtAAGGTGCTTAAATACTTTTGGTGATATAGTGTATGTTGGAATAATTTTAGTAAGGAATAATACAGAatataaatctgtgttagtAAACGTTATGAAACATTATAATCTATTACTCTCTATTAGCACCAAATCAGCAGATCAATCGGTCTTGTTCTCACCTCGATAAGCACACCGATGCCCATTTTCAGGTCAGCCAGCTTCTCTGAGATGTGATTGGGGTTGCCCAGGTTCTTACTGGGGAACTCCCATGACTCGATCAGACGGTAGGAGGTGTGCAGCAGCTTCAACACCTTAAACAAATATGTACATTATAATCCATCCTTAGTGTGAGACCGGAGCAGTATTTATTCACAGGGCAAACAAGAAAACATTACGTCCTTATAAAAATGGCCACAGCGTGATATTCATTATACTCGTACTAAACTTAAAGGGGCggtttgtgaattttttttagacaaaagaAACAATTACATGCCTTCCCCTTGTTTTATCCTCACCAAATCGGCCAGAACTTTTCTGCTAGAAAATAGTGTTTAGTAGTTTTTAAGTTTTCTTTTATGGAAAAAGCTTGAAGGGCGGAGCTCGTTTCTGGgccagaaaaatataaaaactttttttttaaacaaagataCCTTGGAATGCATGGCTACTCTCAGAAAACTAAGAACCTTTACTGGGTTTTGGTTGAGCATTAAGGAGAGGATTTTAAGGCTGGATAAGGGGTTCAAGCaccttttacatattttatatcgCACCTTTAATTAATTTGTGTAGCAGCGATTGAGGAATAAATCACCATGTTCCACTTTCAGTTAAATATTATCAAATGTTTCCTAAATCAACTTTTTGACTCACAGAACTCTTCTGGGTTTCGTCTTTGCCTGATGGAGCTTCGATGGAGTCTGAATTGCAGAAGGACAATGGGAAGATCTTGCTCAGCTGTTTGCGTTCTTCAGGTAGCAAAGCTTCCTCCTTGCgaacacaacaacaaacaaattattGTTCGTGGATGAAAAAGATTTTTGGCTGTCGATCAGCTTTAATGGAAACTATGAAGTTATGAAGTAAGCTTACAAAGTCATCCATCATTTTGGCAGCCAGCTGATGAAGGTGTTGCACACGGATGACTGCGTTGTTGAAGAGACGCTGGTTCTCGAATGTCGCGCCCTGACTAAAGAACAAACTCGCCAGCACCACGGAGAGCAGCACCCACACTGTAATAGAGGGAAACACACTGTACTGTGAGGACACTTCTCTGAGAAAATCAAGATTTAACAATGAAGCACAATATAGAATTATTACCTACTTAATACCCATAAAATATTCCATAAAGAGTGAAAAAAGGTTGATTATAtaccacaataaaaaaatctttaccttaaatacagtaataacCGCAGCCCAGTGATTTACCAGGTCAACGCTTTACTTACCTCTAGCCATTTTTCCCAGAAGAAACTTTCTCAGATCCTGCTGAAATCTCGAGGTACGACTTTGGCTCAGTGCAGAGATCACCCCTATTTTATACCTGAACTAAAGATGTTTCATGCATCAACATGAGAAACCTCACACCCTCCTGCAACAACATCTACGCCGGGATTTCTATGAATTTCTATTTTTGATGAATAGTTATTTTAT contains:
- the lrp12 gene encoding low-density lipoprotein receptor-related protein 12 — protein: MACAWGMKKVSLWTNSLFILSMVFLNEAFSSQRGDNVYVSGISNACGDVVEQIRASSGVITSPGWPFEYPSRINCSWNIRANPGEIITISFQDFEIQSSHRCGMDWISIGTYKNLDGYRACGSSIPAPYISSQDHVWIKFHSDDTLTGKGFKLSYITGKSEEASCEADQFHCVNGKCIPQSWRCNTMDECGDNSDEELCVHPNPPSSSSSSFFSFQPCLFDQFPCVSRYTRVLTCLPSSLRCDGAIDCQDLSDEIDCDVPACSELRLQNFYGTFNSPNYPDFYPPGSDCTWLIDTGDHRRVVLRFLDFKLDGTGYYGDFVKVYDGLEAEPRRLLRVLTTLDSRTSVITIISSSGQLRVHFYADKINTARGFNATYQVEGFCLPWEMPCGGNWGCYTEQQRCDGYWHCANGRDELNCSGCGEDEFPCSRNGACYPRSDRCNYQNRCPNGSDEKNCAFCQPGNFHCRNGRCVFESWVCDAQDDCGDASDEDACPVAVPTRVIAAAVIGSLVCGLLLVIALGCTCKLYSLRSFERRSFETQLSRVEAELLRREAPPSYGQLIAQGLIPPVEDFPVCSGNQASVLENLRLAVRSQLGFTSIRLPSSGRHGNVWRRLFNFTRSRHSASLALVSSGAGVESDSGSGVHGVGSSAHISERLDSDDSESEQQGAVGGASASLLPHKTPPAATIVSVSASTAPHAVPESDDIVVPPPSGRGSLVARGLRWVRMSFGSRFAQQNRSPLRQMQNGTASEEDDDEDVELLVPLTDTSDAPSTAPSLRGRPAIRDGPCENCGMVHTAQIPDACLEATTRTETSDDDSLLLC
- the gh1 gene encoding somatotropin, yielding MARVWVLLSVVLASLFFSQGATFENQRLFNNAVIRVQHLHQLAAKMMDDFEEALLPEERKQLSKIFPLSFCNSDSIEAPSGKDETQKSSVLKLLHTSYRLIESWEFPSKNLGNPNHISEKLADLKMGIGVLIEGCLDGQTSLDENDSLAPPFEDFYQTLTEGNLRKSFRLLSCFKKDMHKVETYLSVAKCRRSLDSNCTL